The Methyloceanibacter sp. wino2 nucleotide sequence GGGAACGGAGATGTTTGTGCCCTATAAGGTCGTTGTGCCCACGTCGTGGGGAGACGGCATGGTGAAGCTCACCGGGCTGAAGACCGAGCCCGCCGCGCGCCGTGCCAGCGCGCGCTAGAGCGCCTCGCTCTCGAACAGCCTGTCGATATTGCCCTTCCAAGGCCCTTCATAGGCGGCGATGAGGCGGTCCGACTCCGTCCGGCCGGTCTCGACGATCTCCATAAGGGGGCGGAGCATGTGCGTCTCGTCCTGGCCCTTGTCGTTGCGTTGGGCCCGCCGCAGAAGGCCGCCCTCCGCCAGCGCCAGAACCTCGCGGGCAAGCTCCCGCAAGGTGCGGCCCCGGAATGGCGTGGCCAATCCTGTGCGCGGCACGGCGAGGCGCATCTCGTTGCGCTCCTCCTGCGTCCAGCTCGCGATCAGCGAGGCGGCGCCGTCCAGCGCGGTCGTGTCGTAGAGCAGCCCCGCCCACAGGGCCGGCAGCCCCAGGAGGAGACCGAACGGTCCGGCATCGGCACCGCGCATCTCGAGAAACTTCTTGAGACGCACCTCCGGGAAGAGCGTCGTGAGGTGATCGGCCCAATCGTCGATGGTGGGACGCAGTCCCGGCAGCGCTTCCAACTTGCCGCTCAGAAAATCGCGGAACGAGGCACCGGCGACATCGACATAGCGCCCGTCGCGATAGACGAAATACATCGGTACATCGAGCGCGTAGTCCACGTAGCGCTCGAAGCCCATGCCGTCGTCGAAGGCGAAGGGGAGCCCACCAGTTCTATCGGGATCGGTGTCTTGCCACATCTGCGCGCGATAGGACTGAAAGCCATTCAGCTTCCCTTCCGTAAAGGGCGAACTCGCGAACAGCGCGGTCGCGATGGGCTGGAGGGCAAGGCCGACCCGCAGCTTGCGCACCATGTCCGCTTCGTCGCTGAAGTCCATGTTCACCTGCACGGTCGCCGTGCGGAACATCATGTCGAGACCATGGCTCCCGCGCTTGGGCATGTACTGCATCATGATGCGGTAACGGTCCTTCGGCATCACGGGAATCTCGCCCAGCGTCCACTTGGGCGAGAAACCGAGCCCGAGAAAGCCGATACCCAGCTGATGCGCGACGGAACCGACTTGGCTCAGATGCTGGCGGAGTTCGGCTTCGGTATCGTGGATCGTCTTCAACGGTGCGCCGGACAGTTCCAGCTGTCCGCCGGGCTCGAGGCTAATCGATCCGCCGATGGGGCAATCCGAGCACGACAGCGCGATGATCTTGCCGTTCTCCCGGACCGCGTCCCAGCCGAAACAGTTGTGGTGGGCTTCCAAGAGCGCGCCGATGCCGCGGGGGCCTTCATAGGGGACCGGCGAATTGTCCGTAACATTGAAGACGAACTTCTCGTGCTCGGTGCCGATGCGCCATTCGGACTGCGGCTTACACCCCGACTCCAAATACCCGACGAGTTCATCGCGCGACTCGATGATGAGGCTCTCGGGCCCGTCCACGCGTGTCGACATGTGAGGAGAACTCCGCTTGGGTCGTTTGGAATAAGAAAGCCGATGGGCGATGCGCACCGGCGCGCCCCGGGGGGCGCGAACAAATCACTCTATTGCGGGCCAGTATATCGTACGGAGCGACCGGCGCGGCAAGAGACAGTTGCATGCCATAACAAAGCGTTGATCGGCGCTGCGCCGGAGGGTCAAACCGCCCAATGCGGGCTCAGACCATCATGCGATGGTACAGATCGAACATGATCCAGAGGCTGCCGCCCACCATGATGAAGATCAGGACGAGCGCGAAAGCCAGCGCTACGAGATTCTCGCGCGGGGTCGTCTTCAAATCGATGTGCAGGAAGAATGACAAATGCACCAGGATCTGCACCACGGCGAGCGCCGCAATGATGATCAGCGTGGTCTCGCGTGGGAGCACGCCCGTCGCCGCAAGACCGAAGGCTATGACCGTCAGGATCACGGCCAACGCGAGCCCGATCAGATAGGGCTTGATGGTACGCTCGATCTGAAGCCCCGACTTGATCTCCATCACAGCACCCCCGGCAAATAGACGACGGAGAAGATCACGACCCAGATAATGTCGAGGAAGTGCCAGAACAGGCCGAGCCGCATGAAGCGCGAGGCGACCGGCGCCGTGAGGCCTTTGAAGAACACCTGAGCGAACATCACAACGATCCACACGAGGCCCACACTGACGTGGAAGCCATGGGTGCCGACGAGCGTGAAGAAGGCCGACAGGAAACCGCTGCGGTCCGGTCCCGCCCCTTGCGCGATCATGCCGGTGAACTCGCCGATCTCCAGAAAGATGAAGCCCGCGCCCAAGAGGAAGGTGATGGCGAGCCAGAGCAGCACCTTGCCCCGGTCGCCGGCCGAGAGCGCGACGGCTGCCACGCCGAACGTCGTACTGCTCAAGAGCAGTAGCGCCGTCTCGGCCGCGGCTCTATCGAGTTCGAATACGTCCTTGGGCGTCGGCCCGCCGGCCGCATTGCCGACCATGACGAGATAGGTGGCAAAGAGGCAGGCGAAGATGACGGCGTCGCTCATCAGATAGAGCCAGAAGCCGAAATCCTTCTCCTCGTAGCGCTCCGCGTCACGCGGGCTGATCGTCATGCTGGCGACACTACTCATTCGGCGGGCTCCGGCGCGGCGTTGCCGGCAAAGCCGGGCTCGTCCGCCATTTCGTTCTTCGGGGCTTTGGCGAGCTGGGCGAAGCGCTCGTCTTCGATAGCCTTCACCTCGCTGGCCGTCATGATGAACTCATCGTCGTCGTCGGAGGCGCGGTAGATGATTGTGCCGGCGATCACGACGAGCGCCAGAAGCGCCAGCCACCACATCCACCAGATCGCGGCGAAGCCGAACACGCCGCCCGCGACGCCGATCACGACGCCGGCATAGGTGTTCTTCGGCATGACGATGTCTTCGTATTCGGCCGGGCGCTCATAGGCGACGCCGCGCTGTTTCATGTCCCACCAGGCGTCCCGGCTCTCCACCTTGGGTACGACCGCGAAATTGTAGGGCGCCGCCGGGGACGACGTGGCCCATTCGAGGGAACGGCCGTTCCAGGGATCGCCGGTGAGATCGAGCGCCTGGTTGCGCTCACGAATGCTGACGACGAGTTGCACGCCGAGACAGATCATACCGAGCATGATGATGAAGGCGCCGACCCAAGCCACGATGAGATGGGGCTGCCAAGCCGCGATGTCGTAGTGCTCCATGCGGCGGGGCATGCCGAGCATGCCGAGCACGTAGAGCGGCATGAAGGCGACATAGAAGCCGATGATCCAGCACCAGAAGGCGCGCGTGCCCCATTTCTCGTTGAGCTTGAAGCCGAAGGCTTTGGGGAACCAGTACATGTAGCCGGCGAGATAGCCGAACAGCACGCCCGGAATGATCATGTTGTGGAAGTGCGCGACCAGGAACGTCGTGTTGTGCATCATGTAGTCGATCGGCGGCAGCGCCAGCAGCACGCCCGACAGGCCGCCGATGACGAAGGTCACCAGAAACCCGATGGTGAAAAGCATCGGCGGTTTGAAGATGATGCGGCCGCGATACATGGTCAGCAGCCAGTCGAACACCTTCACGCCCGTGGGCACCGAGATGATCGTGGTCATCGTTCCGAAGAACGAGTTGACCTTGGCGCTCGATCCCATGGTGAAGAAGTGATGCAGCCACACCGTGAAGGACAGGAGGCCGATGGCGCAGGTGGCGAGCACGAGCGAGATGTAGCCGAACAGGCGCTTCTGGCTGAAGGTCGAGACCACCTCGGAGAACACGCCGAAGGCGGGAAGGATGAGGATGTAGACCTCCGGATGACCCCACAACCAAAACAGGTTGATGTAGTTCATCATGTTCCCGCCCATGGCGTTCGTGAAGAAGTGGAACCCGAAGTTCCGGTCGAGAATCAGCATGGCGCAGGCCACGGTGAGCGCGGGGAACGCAAAGATGATTAGGACCGACGTGATGAGCATGGTCCACGTAAAGAGCGGCAGGCGGAACATCGTCATGCCGGGCGCGCGGTTTTTGATGATCGTCACCAAGAAATTGATGCCCGTCATCGTGGTGCCGAAGCCCGCGACGAACACCATCCAAAGCCAGTAATCGACGCCGACGCCCGGCGTGTATTCAACCCCCGAATACGGTGGATAGCCCGTCCAACCCGCGGTGGAGAACTTGCCGACGACCAGCGAGATCAGCATGAGGCCCGCGCCGGCCGTGGTGAGCCACAGGCTAACGGAGTTCATGAAGGGGAACGCTACGTCCCGCGACCCGATCTGCTGTGGCACGATGAGATTGGCCAGCCCCGACAGGAACGGCATGGCCATGAAGAAAATCATGATCGTGCCGTGCGACGAGAATATCTGATCGAAATGGTCCGGCGGCAGATAGCCGTCGCTGTTGTAGGCGACGGCCTGCTGACTTCTCATCATCGCCGCGTCGACGAAGCCGCGCAGGAGCATGACGAGCGCGAGCATGATGTACATGATGCCGATCTTCTTGTGATCGACGCTCGACACCCACTGGGTCATCACCATGCGCCAAGCGCCGAAATAGGTAATGGCCCCGGCGACCGCGAGTCCGCCGAGTACGGTCACCGCGGCGCCGGACGCGGCGACGGCGCTGTAGAACGGCAGGGAATCGATTGTCAGTCGTCCGAAGATATCCACTGATCTATTCCGTCGTTTCGGCTTGCGAGTGATGCGGCATGCGGTCCATGTCGCCATGGGACCATTTGGCGATGATCTTGTCGAACAGTCCCGGCTCCACGCCCGAATAGTAGGTCACCGGCACCTTCTCGCTGGGCTTCGCCAGCGCATCGTACGTGGCCGCGTCGAGAGATTTGCCCTCTTGCTTCACCTTCTCCACCCAGGCATCGAAATCCTCTTTCGACTGCGCGTGGGTCTGGAACTGCTGATCGGCGAACCCGGTGCCGCTGTATTGGACATTGCGGCCCCAGAACGTGCCCTTCTCGTCGGCGAGCAGGTTGAGCCGCGTCTGCATGCCGGCCATCGCATAGATCTGTCCACCAAGCTTCGGGATCACGAGCGAGTTCATGACGGTGTCGGAGGTGATCGTGAGGCTAACGGGCGTACCAACCGGCATGGCCAGCTCGTTCACCACGGCGATGTCCTGCTCGGGATAAACGAACAGCCACTTCCAGTCCTGGGCGATGGCCTGCACCTGAAGCGGCTTCACGCTCGGATCGATCTCCGTGTAGGGATCGAGCTTGTACGTGTACTCCCAAAGATGGAAGGCCAGCCAGACGACGATCGCGGCCGGAATGCTCCAAACAATGATCTCGGCAGGCCAATAGAAATCGAAGTTGGGCGTGTACCGTGCTTTCCGGTTTGTTCCGCGATAGCGCACCGTGAACCACGCCGCCATGATGAAGACCGGAACGATCACGATCATCATGATGGCGGTTGCTTTGAAAAGGAGACCGCGCTCGGTCAGCGCGATGGGCCCTTTGGGGTCGAGCGTCGGCCCGTCGGCCACACCGCAGCCCGCGCACAGCACCGTCAGCCCCACGATGGCGATCGCGGCCGTTGCACGGGTGGTCCATCGAAGTGAGCGTGCGTGTCTGACGATCATTCCTTCGCTGCTTCGATTCTCAGGCGATACGGCAAGGCTGCGCAAGATCGTAATGACTTGCGGCCACTATTGCGAGGATAGACCACGCTTGGTGCACAACCTGTGACAATCGAGTCACAGAGTTTTATCGAATTGCAAACAGCCTAGCGCCAATCGCCGCAGACGGCGTTGACGAGCGTCAGACAGGCGACCGCAGCCGTGTCCGCGCGCATGACTCGCGGGCCCAGCGAGATCGGCAGCACGAAGTCTTTCTTGAGGAGGAGATCGCGTTCCTCAGGATCGAATCCGCCCTCGGGCCCGATCAAGACCGCGTGCGGACGAGATGCATCCGATGCCAGCGCCTCGAGCGGCGACGCGATGGCCGCCGTCTCGTCGGCGAAGACGAGGCGCCGCTCCGGGTCCCAGGCTTTCAGAATTTCTTCGAGCTTCTGCGGTGCGTGCACTTCAGGCACGCGCAGGATGCCACATTGCTCCGCCGCCTCTACCGCATTGGCCTCGAGCCGTTCGACCTTGACCCGCTCGGCGATCGTGCGCCGCGTGATGACCGGCCGCAAAACGCTGGCGCCCATCTCGGTCGCCTTCTGCGCCATGTAGTCGACGCGGGCACGCTTGATGGGCGCGAAGAGATAGTGGAGATCGGGACCCTCTTCCTGAGGCCGCGATTGGTGCTCGGCGACAAGTGTCATCGACTTCTTGCCGGCAGCGCCGGCACGGGCGCACCACTCGCCGTCCGTTCCATTGAACACGAGGACGTAGGAGTCCGGCTTAATCCGGAGCACATGCGCTAAGTAATGCGTCTGGTCCCGATCCAGCGTTATTTCGGCGCTCGCTTGAAGCGGAG carries:
- a CDS encoding glutamate--cysteine ligase, with amino-acid sequence MSTRVDGPESLIIESRDELVGYLESGCKPQSEWRIGTEHEKFVFNVTDNSPVPYEGPRGIGALLEAHHNCFGWDAVRENGKIIALSCSDCPIGGSISLEPGGQLELSGAPLKTIHDTEAELRQHLSQVGSVAHQLGIGFLGLGFSPKWTLGEIPVMPKDRYRIMMQYMPKRGSHGLDMMFRTATVQVNMDFSDEADMVRKLRVGLALQPIATALFASSPFTEGKLNGFQSYRAQMWQDTDPDRTGGLPFAFDDGMGFERYVDYALDVPMYFVYRDGRYVDVAGASFRDFLSGKLEALPGLRPTIDDWADHLTTLFPEVRLKKFLEMRGADAGPFGLLLGLPALWAGLLYDTTALDGAASLIASWTQEERNEMRLAVPRTGLATPFRGRTLRELAREVLALAEGGLLRRAQRNDKGQDETHMLRPLMEIVETGRTESDRLIAAYEGPWKGNIDRLFESEAL
- a CDS encoding cbb3-type cytochrome c oxidase subunit I, translating into MFGRLTIDSLPFYSAVAASGAAVTVLGGLAVAGAITYFGAWRMVMTQWVSSVDHKKIGIMYIMLALVMLLRGFVDAAMMRSQQAVAYNSDGYLPPDHFDQIFSSHGTIMIFFMAMPFLSGLANLIVPQQIGSRDVAFPFMNSVSLWLTTAGAGLMLISLVVGKFSTAGWTGYPPYSGVEYTPGVGVDYWLWMVFVAGFGTTMTGINFLVTIIKNRAPGMTMFRLPLFTWTMLITSVLIIFAFPALTVACAMLILDRNFGFHFFTNAMGGNMMNYINLFWLWGHPEVYILILPAFGVFSEVVSTFSQKRLFGYISLVLATCAIGLLSFTVWLHHFFTMGSSAKVNSFFGTMTTIISVPTGVKVFDWLLTMYRGRIIFKPPMLFTIGFLVTFVIGGLSGVLLALPPIDYMMHNTTFLVAHFHNMIIPGVLFGYLAGYMYWFPKAFGFKLNEKWGTRAFWCWIIGFYVAFMPLYVLGMLGMPRRMEHYDIAAWQPHLIVAWVGAFIIMLGMICLGVQLVVSIRERNQALDLTGDPWNGRSLEWATSSPAAPYNFAVVPKVESRDAWWDMKQRGVAYERPAEYEDIVMPKNTYAGVVIGVAGGVFGFAAIWWMWWLALLALVVIAGTIIYRASDDDDEFIMTASEVKAIEDERFAQLAKAPKNEMADEPGFAGNAAPEPAE
- the cyoA gene encoding ubiquinol oxidase subunit II gives rise to the protein MIVRHARSLRWTTRATAAIAIVGLTVLCAGCGVADGPTLDPKGPIALTERGLLFKATAIMMIVIVPVFIMAAWFTVRYRGTNRKARYTPNFDFYWPAEIIVWSIPAAIVVWLAFHLWEYTYKLDPYTEIDPSVKPLQVQAIAQDWKWLFVYPEQDIAVVNELAMPVGTPVSLTITSDTVMNSLVIPKLGGQIYAMAGMQTRLNLLADEKGTFWGRNVQYSGTGFADQQFQTHAQSKEDFDAWVEKVKQEGKSLDAATYDALAKPSEKVPVTYYSGVEPGLFDKIIAKWSHGDMDRMPHHSQAETTE
- the cyoD gene encoding cytochrome o ubiquinol oxidase subunit IV; this translates as MEIKSGLQIERTIKPYLIGLALAVILTVIAFGLAATGVLPRETTLIIIAALAVVQILVHLSFFLHIDLKTTPRENLVALAFALVLIFIMVGGSLWIMFDLYHRMMV
- the cyoC gene encoding cytochrome o ubiquinol oxidase subunit III, with translation MSSVASMTISPRDAERYEEKDFGFWLYLMSDAVIFACLFATYLVMVGNAAGGPTPKDVFELDRAAAETALLLLSSTTFGVAAVALSAGDRGKVLLWLAITFLLGAGFIFLEIGEFTGMIAQGAGPDRSGFLSAFFTLVGTHGFHVSVGLVWIVVMFAQVFFKGLTAPVASRFMRLGLFWHFLDIIWVVIFSVVYLPGVL
- a CDS encoding 16S rRNA (uracil(1498)-N(3))-methyltransferase, with product MPSKLPRLFVKSPLQASAEITLDRDQTHYLAHVLRIKPDSYVLVFNGTDGEWCARAGAAGKKSMTLVAEHQSRPQEEGPDLHYLFAPIKRARVDYMAQKATEMGASVLRPVITRRTIAERVKVERLEANAVEAAEQCGILRVPEVHAPQKLEEILKAWDPERRLVFADETAAIASPLEALASDASRPHAVLIGPEGGFDPEERDLLLKKDFVLPISLGPRVMRADTAAVACLTLVNAVCGDWR